In the Candidatus Zixiibacteriota bacterium genome, one interval contains:
- a CDS encoding DUF2249 domain-containing protein, with protein sequence MNVTKTLSDITPETKIGALLDSFPHLENFLIEMSPAFAKLRNPILRKTVARVATIRQVAQIGSIPLGTMINSLRAAAGLEAKTTAATEATVSDGEPGWVKSLKIVKMLDARPMLEAGEHPIGVVMKELGALNSGEGFLLVTPFLPAPLIDMARGNGYESYTRVENEELFNTYFRIRE encoded by the coding sequence ATGAATGTTACAAAAACATTGTCGGATATCACTCCTGAAACCAAAATCGGCGCCCTTCTCGACAGCTTCCCTCATCTGGAGAATTTCTTGATAGAGATGTCCCCCGCCTTTGCGAAACTGCGCAACCCGATACTGCGGAAAACGGTCGCCAGAGTGGCGACTATTCGACAGGTGGCGCAAATAGGGAGCATCCCTCTGGGAACTATGATAAATTCGCTGCGCGCGGCGGCCGGGCTGGAAGCGAAAACGACCGCCGCTACCGAAGCGACTGTGAGCGACGGTGAGCCGGGCTGGGTCAAGAGTCTGAAAATTGTAAAAATGCTCGACGCCCGCCCGATGCTGGAGGCGGGAGAACATCCTATCGGGGTGGTGATGAAAGAGCTGGGAGCGCTGAATAGCGGTGAAGGATTTCTCCTTGTTACACCGTTTCTTCCGGCGCCGCTGATTGATATGGCGCGCGGCAATGGGTACGAGAGCTATACAAGAGTCGAAAACGAAGAATTATTCAACACTTATTTCCGAATAAGAGAATAG